Below is a window of Phycisphaerae bacterium DNA.
TCCATAGACCGGATACACGACGTCGATTCGCGACCCGTTTCCATCCACCTGCGTCAGTTGCGGGTGGTCAATCGGCTCGACGGACACCTTCTTAACGTCTTCGAGGAGGTAGCGCGTGATGTTACCGGCCTCCCGTTGAAATCCAGCCAACATCTCTCCTGCGACATCCGCAAAGATGACGTAGGTCACTTCACCGCCGCTCACGCAATTCGCCGCGATCTCGAGCAGATCCTCCCGATCATTTTCCGCGATCGGGCGCTGCGTCGTCGTCGCCAGCGCCCTGGCGATCTCTCGAGCATGCCGTTTGGTCTGTTCCAAGGTGATGCGCGTCGAAACTCGGAGCGATGACGCAGCGGTCACACCGGCCGCGGCGAATACCACAAATGTGAGCAGAAGGGTCGTCCGAAACTGGAGACCCGACAAGCTATGCTTCAATCTCCCGGCGATAGTTCGCACGCTCACTCCCACTCAGCAGAATGAACCGACAACCTCCCCCATTCCGTGGCGCGGACTCCGCACCGCAGAACGATCGGACGACTCGACCGGATAAATCATCGTCCAGAGGTCGCGGTCGCTGGAGAACTTATCGCGACAAGTTCCGGAAAGGGGACGCCGTAACTCATTCATTGACAGACAGTTCCCATCTGTTTCGCGATTCACGGCGCTTGCAGGTCCGCGAATCATCGCGTAGAATGATTTTTCTTCGGCGTTCGGTTGCAATCCGGCGTGCGTTGGCAACTGCGACGTCCCGAACCGGGGATGCGGAAGCGGCCAAGTCCGTTTTGCCGGCGCCGGCAAACATCATGGTGAGCGTAGCTCAGTTGGTTAGAGCACTAGGTTGTGATCCTAGGGGTCGCGGGTTCGAATCCCGTCGTTCACCCTTCTTCAATTCAGACTTCATTCAGTCCGCGAGCGCGTTTGCTCTGCGCCGATCACCGGGAATCTGAACATGGGCAAACACGCTCCGTTATTCCTGAAGCTTGTCGACGAAGCCCGCTCGCGTATCGACGAAACCCACATCGACGCAGTGAAGGCTCGAATTGATGCGAGAGAGATTTTTCACCTCATTGACGTGAGAGAGGCTTACGAATTCGAAGCGGGCCATCTTCCCGGCGCGATCCATCTCAGCAAGGGCACGATCGAACGAGATATCGAACAGACGATCCCGGACCTGGGCGCGCCCATCGTGCTTTATTGCGGCGGAGGATATCGATCGGCGCTCGTGGCCGACAATCTGAAGAAGATGGGCTATACCGCAGTGCAATCAATGGACGGCGGCTATCGCGCCTGGCATGATGCGGGCTATCTCGTCATGCACGACCGCTAGCAGATCACTCGATTTCGCTCGTCAGACCAGCCTTCAACAACAACTGGGTGAAACCGGCCGAGTCCTCCTCGGAGAATGCGGACAACTCGTGGCTGTCAACGTCCAGCACGCCCCAGACGCTTCCATCGGCCTCAAACAGCGGAATGACGATTTCGCTGCGGTCACGCGGATCGCAGGCGATATAGCCCTCGCCCAGTTCGGCGACATCCTTGACCACCATGATCCGCCGATTGAGAAATGCCTGGCCGCAGGCGCCGTGCAGACCAATCGGCGAACAGGCCGGCTTGTCGCGGCGCGGACCGAGCACCAAGGAATGAGCATCGCCCGGCAGGTAGAAACCGATCCACGAAATGTGAGTGGAGCGCAATTCATCCCAGACGACATCGACGAAAGTCTGCATCGACTCCGCACGATTTGCGGCCGGTGCAATCCGTTTCAGGCAGGATGTGTAGTCGCGAAGCACACTGCTGAATATGCGCGCGGACGAGGGCCGCGCCAAGTCAAACCGCCATCGGAAGGATGCTATTTCGTTGCTGATTAAACCGGCTTGGTCAGGGCCGGAGTGACCTTCCGGGGATCCGGATTGCGGCCGTCCCCTCGCGTGTCATTCGGGGTGACGAGAGGCGTCTGCGGCGCCGTTTGCACCGGGGCCATTGCATCCGTTTCGGGCGACGCCGCCTGAACCGAAACACCGTCCGGGTCCGGCGCGAGAGTCACGCGATTTCTTCCGGCAGCTTTCGATTGATACAACGCCCCGTCGGCCGCCTTCATCAGTTCATCGGGGCTGCCGTATCGATGACTCGCCGCGGAGACGCCGATGCTGATCGTGACCATCAAAGGCGTGCCTTCGTATTCCACGGCCGCTGATTCGACCGCTTTGCGAAGGTGTTCAGCGCAGACCATCGCGCCCTTGGCTCCGACGCCCGGGCAGAGAATCAAAAATTCCTCGCCACCGACGCGACAAACCAGATCGGACTTTCGGCAGCACTTTCGCAGGACCTGTGCGACCGCGCGCAGCACCAGGTCGCCCGCTGCGTGGCCGTGACTGTCGTTGAATCGCTTGAAGAAATCGATATCCAGCGTGATACAGGCAAACTCCTGATCGTAACGTTCGTAAGCCGCCCAGAGCTGCTCAAGCCGGCTGATGGCCTCTCGGCGATTCAGAAGCCCCGTCAATTCATCCGTCGTCGCCATCCGCCGAAGCTGATCGTTCGCGTGCTTCAGCTTCTGATGGGTCAGCGCCATCTCCGCGTTGATCCGGTGAACCTCTCGCGTGCGTTTTGCCAGATCGGATTCCGCAGAGACGATGCGATCGGCGGCTCTGAGCCTGGCGATCAGTTCCGTCGGCTTGATCGGCTTTCGAACGAAATCGTCGGCGCCCGAGTTCAACGCCTCGACCACCTTGTCATCGCCCCCCTGACTGGTCGTCACCACAATATAAGCAAAACGAACACCTTCATGCTGGCGCAACGCGCGACAGAGATCGAGGCCGTTCATTTCCGGCATGAACCAATCGGTGATAATGATTCGGGGCTCTTCGCTCAAGACAATGCGAAGCGCTTCGGAGCCGTCGGCCGCGGTGAGAATCTGAAACTCGGTATCACCCAGGTATTTCGTCATCAGCGCAAGCTGCAGCGGATCGTCGTCGACGATCAGCAGCTTCTTCGCGCGAGGACGGTCCTTGTTTTCCAACGGCGCGCTCATCTTCGCCCCCTGACCCCGTCAATTCCTTGCCCGAGCCCGCTCACACAAATCAGCGACCTGCCGCAGATGCCCTGCCAACCGATCAATCGACTCCGACGCCTTGATCGATTCCTCGAGCGCTCCCGCCGCATCTGTAATGGCGGGAAATCCGTATCCGCCGGCCGCACCCTTGAGTTGATGTGCGACTCGGGCCAGCGTCGCCCAATCGCGCGCCGCAAGCGCCTCGGACATCGCGCCGACCCTCTTGGGAAGTTCGGCGATAAAAAACTCAACTAGTTCGATCATGTCGGCGTCGTTCGAAAGTTCGCTTACCAACGCCGACTTCTCGCCTGTTCCTAAATCGTCGAAAGTCTTCATCGCAGTTGTCCGGTAACCACCTTTCCGGCATCAATCGAGTCGATGGACGCCGACGTCCGCAGTCCGACGACATGGAGCCGCCGTCATCCTGCGAAGGCCGCTCGACTAATTCAGCCGAGCCTGATTAATCCGACAATTCATCGACAGAATAGCAATGCCCGCTTAGTTGAGCGCGGAAATCGTGAACGAATTTCTGACAGCGCCCGCGGGGTGATCGGGCGAAATTGCACGTGCATCCAGAGTTCATCGCGACGCCGAGAAAATTGACGCCGTGAAACGGTTGCCCTACAACGCCCGATATTTGATAAATTTCACAGTCGTCTGATCTGTTTGCGTCAACCCGATAAGAAACTCGCAAGTCGATGCCCATCCGAACCCAATCCAAGTCGACCGATGCACTGACAGCATGGCGCGAAACGCCGCCGCCCGAACGGATGAACCGGCTGAAAGCCATCGTCGAGGCGGAACCCAATAATGCAACAGCCTGGTACCTGCTGGGGGCGGTTCGACTTCGGGCGGGCCAGACGCGCGAAGCGGCCCGCTGTTTCGGCGCGGCCTACCATCGCGACGATCGCTTCGAGAGTGCCGCTATTCTGACATTCTCATGCCTCAAATCCCGCGAGGACGATTACGCTGATTTCGTTTTCAGCGCGATCGCCACCTACCGCGAAGTGAGAGAAAAGAACCCGGGCCGAACTGCCCTGGATGCCGGTGTGCTCAATGCCCTTGATGATGAAGGGCGGCCTCTGGCCGCATTTTCGCCAATCGGGCGGGTGATCTGGTGCATGACCAGTCCGGAGAACCGCAACCGACTCGATCGGATTCTCGGAATGGATGAGGGGCAATCTCTTCGCGAGTCCGAGCGCAAAGCGCCCCCCCGGCGGTGAGTCAGTTTCGAGGACGCATTGCGCGTCACTCGGTTCCGGTCGCGACCTGCATTCCGGAAGCGCGCCAATCCGCGATCCCTCCGGCGTAGTACCAAACATGTGAATATCCCCACGATGCCGCCTTCTGAGCTGCATCGTGCCCGACCGGACAATGGACGCTGCCGCAGTAGAACACCATCGGCTGCGCCTTGTCCGCCGGCAAGCTGCTCACGGTCATGTCCTGAATGTCGATGTTCTTCGCGCCCGGGATGTGTCCCTTGGCGAAATGCTCGGCATTCAACGCATGGATTACCAGAAGATTTCCCGCGTCCATCTTCGCTTTCAGTTCCGCCGCGGAGTCAATCCGCCCGACCTGAATGCCGGCGCCGCCCTGGTTCGCGCAGCCCGCGCCGACCGATATCGTCCAAACAATGCAGAGCAGGCTTCGGCGACTCCAAATTCGGCCGATTCCGCGATTACAACTCGTCATCGGATCTGTCTCCGGAAAATTCTTGAAAGTACCACCTGCAACCCGCTCGCACACGCGAAACGAGTTGCTCCCTCCACTTCAAACCACTTCAAGCAGTTCCTTGGATGTCGTGGTCAGATTTTCGATTCCGGTTTGTGTGGCAACCACCATATCCTCGATCCGCACACCGCCCCAGCCCACGAAGTACAAACCCGGCTCGATCGTGAAAACCATTCCCGGCGCGATCTTTTCCTGGAACGTCTGTTTCAAGCGCGGCGGCTCATGAATTGCCAGCCCGACGCCGTGTCCGGTGCCGTGCATGAACGCATCCGCGCAGCCGTGGTCGCGGAAATAGTCCCGACACAGTGCATCAATGTCCTGCCATGACATGCCGGGCTTAATGCCAGCCAGGCAGCGCAATTGTGCTTTTAAGACAAGGTCATATACCTCGCGATGCCGGGAGGAGGCCTTGCCCATGACCAACATTCGCGTCAAATCGCCGCAATAGCCGTGGTGCACTGCGCCGAAATCGAGCAGCACCAGGTGACCCGATTCCAGCTTGCGATTCGAATTCGGCGAATAATGCGGTCGAGCGCTGGTCTCGCCGAATGCCACGATCGGACTGAAGCTGTTGCCCTCGCTGTGCTTTCGTAGATAGGTATCAATTTCGAACGCGACGTCGCGTTCCGACATCCCCACGCGAATCCGCCCGGCAACATGCTCGAAACAGGCACCTGTGATTGCCTGTGCCTGGCGAAGTTCGGCGATTTCCTGTGCCGTCTTGATCATTCGCAGGCCCGTCATGATGTCGCCGGCCGGTCGACACTCGAGCGTCCCGAGGCACGCCAGAAGGGCGACGGCATCACTATGAATCAATGCGTCCGGCTCATAACCCAGCACCTTCGTCGCGGGACCGAGAATTCTCAGCAATTCGTCCGCGATGATCTTCGGGGTGGTCGGCGATTCGATTCGATGCGGAGTGATGCCGTTCAGTTCGCCCGCACCGGCGATGTATCGGCCATCGCAAAGCAGGTGAATTTCGCCACGATAGGCCAGCACGAATGCTTCCGGATCGCCGACGGACTGTACTTCGCCCGGCATCGTCGCATGAAAGCCTGACAGATAGAGGACATTCTTCGGATTGCTGATGAACAACGCATCCAGCCCGGCTTGGACCATCGCCTGGCTCAATCGCTCATGTCGCATGGAGATCATTTCAGGACACTCCGCTTTGCCGACGTTTCGGCCTGATTATCACTCGCTGCTTGCTTCGCGGGGAAATCTATCTTACCTCTTAATCCGAAGTCCACGGCTAGCGAGGTCTGGATCATGACCGCAACCGCATGCGCGGCCGGTCGCTCCCAATTTCAATCACCCAACCTGGAGAATCATCATGCCAGCGAACAACGATCGCAACACGCCGAATCCGCGCGAGCAGCTCGAAGCACTGGTCAACGAAACGTTTGGCGAGCGCACGCCGCGAAAGCTGTTCAGGCTCAGCGTCGGCGACTACAGCGCCAACACCGGCTGCGGTGATTCGGAATTGTTCGAGGAGTTCTTCTATCTGAGCGACGAGGAAGCGTTCGAAGTCTGTCGAGGCCTGATCGCAAGCCTTAAACCCTATGCCAGCAGACGCGCGGACCGCGACGGCCGACCCAAAAACGCTCTAGGCAACCGGGCCCAGGTCGGCCAAGGTCAATCGAATACGAGCGGTGGGACCAACAATCAGCGTAACGGCAACCGCCGCGAACAGAACGTAGATGACCGGGAGATGGCGCACGCCTGACGGCTGAATTCCGGATTCGGGGGGAGGGAGTCGAGGCCTACAATTGGAGCCGGAAGTTCACGAAAGTTAGGGCGCTAGAAAAAGGCGAGGCCCGGCAATCTCGCGATCGCCGGGCCTCGAAAAAGCCGGCACTAACCTACTCTCGCCCTTTAGGACTACCATCGGCCCAGAGGTCTTCACTACTGAGTTCGGAAAGGGATCAGGTGTTACCCCTCTAGTATGGGCACCGGCACAGCTGCGACGGATCCTTCGACCCGCCGCAACAAACCTGTACGCGACTGCGAGAGCGTGACACTACTTGGGCACCGCCCTCGGGCGGTGAGGCACACACCATGGTGGGTACCAGCAAAGCCAGATCGCCCTCGCAGGCGCAAAATATTAAGAATAGATGTGGGAGGATCAAATCGGCAAGTCACCGACCCGACAAACGAAGTTTGGACGTTGTTGACCGCGCCGCCCGGATGGGCGAGCGCGGGGTGTTGATCAGCAATTCATCAATGCGATCAAGCATTCGACCGTTAGTACCAGTCAGCTAAGGCCTTCACGGACCTTACACATCTGGCCTATCAACCTTGTCGTCTACAAGGGGTCTCTCGTTCTTGCGAAGCTCGAAACGCTATCTTCAGGGGGGCTTCACGCTTAGATGCATTCAGCGTTTATCCTTTCGGCACGTGGCTACCCTGCGCTGCCCCTAGCGGGACAACAGGTGCACTAGAGGTGCCTACAACCCAATCCTCTCGTACTAAGGTTGTCTCCTGTCACGTTTCGTACGCCCACGGCAGATAGGGACCGACCTGGCTCACGCCGGTCTGAACCCAGCTCGCGTACCGCTTTAATTGGCGAACAGCCAAACCCTTGGGACCGCCTTCAGCCCCAGGATGCGATGGGCCGACATCGAGGTGCCAAACGACCACGCCGCTATGGACGCTCGGTGGTCATCAGCCTGTTATCCCCGGAGTACCTTTTATCCGTTGAGCGATAGCCCTTCCACACGGGACTACCGGATCACTAGGACCTGCTTTCGCATCTGTTCGTTTTGTATAACTCACAGTTAAGCCGGCTTATACCCTTACACTCTGCGCACGATTGCCAACCGTGCTGAGCCGACCTTTGTGCTCCTCCGGTACTTTTTAGGAGGAGACCGCCCCAGTCAAACTGCCCACCTAACACTGTCCTCTGCCCGGATTCACGGGTCAGAGTGAGGAGACGAATAATACAAGGGTGGTATTTCAACGACGGCTCCCCGCCGGCCGAAACCGGCGGATCAAAGCCTCCCACCTATCCTACGCATGTGTTAACCGGCTCCAATATCAGGATACAGTAAAGGTTCACGGGGTCTTTCCGTCTTGCCGCGGGTATGTGGTATCTTCACCACAAGTCCTATTTCACCGAGTCGGTCCTCGAGACAGTGGAGCAGTCGTTTCGCCATTCATGCGCGTCGGAACTTACCCGACAAGGAATTTCGCTACCTTAGGACCCTCATAGTTAGGGCCGCCGTTTACGGGTGCTTCGGTCGCCAGCTTCAGGGGCGAACCCCTTGACCGCCTTCCTTAACATTCCCGCACCGAGCAGGCGTCAGTCTCTATACATCCTCTTGCGAGTTAGCAGAGACCTGTGTTTTTGATAAACAGTCGCCGCTCCCGATTCTCTGCGCCCTCCATGATATTGCTAAAATGGAGGGACCCCTTTTCCCGGAGTTACGGGGTTAATTTGCCTAGTTCCTTAAGGACCGTTCTCTCGAGCGCCTGAGGATACTCTCCTCGCCTACCTGTGTCAGTTTTAGTACGGTTCCGCGTATTGCACATACTCGCTTTTCTCGGTTCCTTCTCCACACACTTCAGCAACAAATCGGCCTCGCCCTTTCGGGAGCCCTAATCTAGTAATGGGCTGTATCTTGAAGAAACGCACGAATATGAGATCTCCACGCGGAGTGCAGGAATATTAACCTGCTGTCCATCAGCTACGCCTTTCGGCCTCGCCTTAGGGGCCGACTAACCCTGGGTGGATCTCCCTTCCCCAGGAAACCTTAGGCTTACGGCGAGAGGGATTTTCACCCTCTTTCTCGTTACTTAAACCGGCATACTCACCTGTTAGGCCCTACAGCGCTCCTTGCGGTACGCCTTGTGTCTGCACTAACAGCGCTCCCCTACCCCGTATAAAGACTCGCGTCTCGATACAGCCGCAGCTTCGGCTGACATCTTAGTCCCGTTCATTATCGGTGCCGGATTTCTCGACGGGTAAGCTATTACGCACTTTTTAAATGGTGGCTGCTTCTAAGCCAACATCCCCGCTGTCTCGGAAACCCAACTTCCTTATGCACTTAGATGTCATTGGGGGCCTTAGCTGGCGGTCCGGGTTGTTTCCCTTTTGTCCACAGACGTTATCACCGGTGGACTTTCTCCCAGGGTACACGACATGGTATTCGGAGTTTGATTGGAGGCGGTAGTCGGGTAGACCCCGCGATCCATTCAGTAGCTCTACCCCCATGACGCAATGGCCTGAGGCATGCCCTAGAGCATTTTCGGGGAGAACCAGATATCTCTGAGTTTGATTAGACTTTTACTCCTCCCCACAGGTCATGCCAGAACTTTTCAACGTTCACGGCTTCGAACCTCCGCATCCTGTTACGGATGCTTCATTCTGCCCATGGGTAGATCACTCAGTTTCGGGTCTAGCCCACGCGACTTATCGCCCTTATCAGACTCGCTTTCGCTACGGCTCCACCGCTCAAGCGGCTTAGCCTTGCCACGTAGGACTAACTCGCCGGTCCATTATGCAAAAGGTACGCGGTCGACCTGGGCCAGAGGCCATAGGTCTTCCACTGCTTGTAAATGCATGGTTTCAGGTTCTATTAGCTCCGCTTATTGCGGTTCTTTTCACCTTTCAGTCGCCATACTTGTTCACTATCGGTCGTCCAGTAGTACTTAGCCTTGGAGGGTGGGCCCCCCGGGTTCACACGAGGTTTCACGGCACTCGTGCTACTCTGGAACGCCTCTCAAAGGAGAGCATCAATCGTCGCGTACGGGGCTGTCACCCTGTGTCGCCGGCCTTTCCAGACCGTTCCGCTGATTGCGCTTTTGTAACTCCTCGAGGCGCCCGCAACCCCGGCCCGAAGACCGGTTTGGGCTAGATCCGCGTTCGCTCGCCGCTACTGACGGAGTCTCGGTTGATTTCTCTTCCTTCAGGTACTTAGATGTTTCAGTTCCCTGAGTTAGCTCCGACGTACTATACATTCATACGCCGGTCATGCCGCCTGTTAAGCGACATGGGGTTTCCCCATTCAGAGATCTCCGGATTAACGCTTATTTGCCAGCTCCCCGGAGCTTTTCGCAGGCTGTCACGTCTTTCATCGCCTCTGGACGCCAAGGCATCCACCATGCACTCTTACGAGCTTGATCACATTGATGAATCACTGCCGGCACCAGCACGGAACAACTCCTCACCTTTCGGCCAGTAGCTGAACCACACCAGGACGGCAACACTCTCAACGCAACCAAACGCCGTTTATCGGCGCTCAATTCACTTCGACGGGTCACGAAAACTTCTCGCAACCCGATCTCGGCAAACTGAACAATTTAATCGGTTCTTGTGATCTGAATCACATCCCACATCTATTCGGTTGTCAAAGAGCAGCAGAATCCCGGGACCGGAGTCCTCAGCATTCGGTTGACAGCTCTACACATCGCAAAGCTGTCAACCGACTACTGCCAACCCACTCCCGATGGAGCCGACCGGGATCGAACCGGCAACCCCTAGCTTGCAAAGCTAGTGCTCTCCCAATTGAGCTACGGCCCCGAGCTCTTTCGAGCCTACCTGCCGTGATCTCAGCCGAGCCACGCTCAGCCGCCACACCTGGGACCTCACCCACCGCCCCGCAGCCTGATAAGCAACAAGACGACGAGAGCGCCAGCCAGAGCCAGTACGCCCCAATTCGACATCGAGCACTCGCGGCGACCTGATCGCCACCAATGGGCCCGGTAGGAGTCGAACCTACGACCTCGTCGTTATCAGCGACGCGCTCTAACCAACTGAGCTACGAGCCCAATCTCGCCGCACCACTGACCATTTCGCCAGCCGTGCCAACCTGTCGTTTCCGACGGCGAGCGGATTCATCCTCAGCCGGCCAATCGACTCCGCCGTGCGACCAATCGCATCCGACGCGGCGACAAAAAAACCACCGGCAACCGCCGGTGGCTATTCGATTCGATCGAATGCCTCCGATTCGCGGCTATGCCGTT
It encodes the following:
- a CDS encoding sulfurtransferase, whose product is MGKHAPLFLKLVDEARSRIDETHIDAVKARIDAREIFHLIDVREAYEFEAGHLPGAIHLSKGTIERDIEQTIPDLGAPIVLYCGGGYRSALVADNLKKMGYTAVQSMDGGYRAWHDAGYLVMHDR
- a CDS encoding GAF domain-containing protein, encoding MARPSSARIFSSVLRDYTSCLKRIAPAANRAESMQTFVDVVWDELRSTHISWIGFYLPGDAHSLVLGPRRDKPACSPIGLHGACGQAFLNRRIMVVKDVAELGEGYIACDPRDRSEIVIPLFEADGSVWGVLDVDSHELSAFSEEDSAGFTQLLLKAGLTSEIE
- a CDS encoding diguanylate cyclase; protein product: MSAPLENKDRPRAKKLLIVDDDPLQLALMTKYLGDTEFQILTAADGSEALRIVLSEEPRIIITDWFMPEMNGLDLCRALRQHEGVRFAYIVVTTSQGGDDKVVEALNSGADDFVRKPIKPTELIARLRAADRIVSAESDLAKRTREVHRINAEMALTHQKLKHANDQLRRMATTDELTGLLNRREAISRLEQLWAAYERYDQEFACITLDIDFFKRFNDSHGHAAGDLVLRAVAQVLRKCCRKSDLVCRVGGEEFLILCPGVGAKGAMVCAEHLRKAVESAAVEYEGTPLMVTISIGVSAASHRYGSPDELMKAADGALYQSKAAGRNRVTLAPDPDGVSVQAASPETDAMAPVQTAPQTPLVTPNDTRGDGRNPDPRKVTPALTKPV
- a CDS encoding Hpt domain-containing protein: MKTFDDLGTGEKSALVSELSNDADMIELVEFFIAELPKRVGAMSEALAARDWATLARVAHQLKGAAGGYGFPAITDAAGALEESIKASESIDRLAGHLRQVADLCERARARN
- a CDS encoding rhodanese-like domain-containing protein, with the translated sequence MTSCNRGIGRIWSRRSLLCIVWTISVGAGCANQGGAGIQVGRIDSAAELKAKMDAGNLLVIHALNAEHFAKGHIPGAKNIDIQDMTVSSLPADKAQPMVFYCGSVHCPVGHDAAQKAASWGYSHVWYYAGGIADWRASGMQVATGTE
- a CDS encoding aminopeptidase P family protein translates to MISMRHERLSQAMVQAGLDALFISNPKNVLYLSGFHATMPGEVQSVGDPEAFVLAYRGEIHLLCDGRYIAGAGELNGITPHRIESPTTPKIIADELLRILGPATKVLGYEPDALIHSDAVALLACLGTLECRPAGDIMTGLRMIKTAQEIAELRQAQAITGACFEHVAGRIRVGMSERDVAFEIDTYLRKHSEGNSFSPIVAFGETSARPHYSPNSNRKLESGHLVLLDFGAVHHGYCGDLTRMLVMGKASSRHREVYDLVLKAQLRCLAGIKPGMSWQDIDALCRDYFRDHGCADAFMHGTGHGVGLAIHEPPRLKQTFQEKIAPGMVFTIEPGLYFVGWGGVRIEDMVVATQTGIENLTTTSKELLEVV